The Apium graveolens cultivar Ventura chromosome 10, ASM990537v1, whole genome shotgun sequence nucleotide sequence GTCAAATCAAATGTTATAAACAGCTACAAGGACACAAGTGTTCTGTTTAAATGTTTGTAGAGGCCATAAATCACTCATCCTAGGCAAGCCTATAATTTGAAGACATCCTGTGGCAATGTCCCTTCCATATTCCATATTAGAGAGTTTGAATACATGATACCACCGCTATATACTTATGTAATAGGATAtagattatatcttaaaatagAAATTTACTCATAGAATACAGTGACTGACTATCTAACTATTAATGTTTCGGCTTTAATAGTATAGTAAGTGTAGAAGTGACTGACAAACTAAATCAACCATAGGCCAATACAGCACGGGTAGTGAACTTATTGTATGGTTATTTAGTTTTTGCATGCCTTTTTGAAAAAACTCGTTCTCTTATTTAAACTAGAGCATACGCTTGTCATTAAGGTCACGCCATGTCTACCTTTGCATAATTGATCGTGTTTCATACCATTTAAATACCTATTCCATCTTACTTGCAGGTTGAGATGAGTTCCTAGTTTAGTTCATGACAGAAATCTGAACTTAGCAACTCATGCTTGTAATAAAGGGCACACAGACAAAACATTTCTGGACCACATATTAAAAGAAAAAACGTAAATTTTGGAAGGACTATTTGGTAATTCAAAATTTTAGAGGCTGTAAGTATTCCTTGATATACAGATACCAAGGACAGAGTTAACTATATACAGATAAGAGGTTTTATAGTAATTAAACCAGATAACTAGAAAATTTTATCAATACATGTTGTCAATAGCCACAATGATTCTAAATTTCAAATGAACAGGTTTAATGCTTGAAATTCTTAATAACAATAACACGACAATGAAATCATATAAGGCTGAAATCATGTTCTGCTATTTCATGTGAAAATAAATTCACCTGTAATGATGCTAGATTTCCCTCAGATAGAGCAGCCTGTTTTTTGATTGCATCCATTGAGCTAACAAGCGACTCAATCTCCGAGTTCTTTGCGGTCAAAGCCTCAGCCATATTTGACTCGACTCTAGTAACCTCACTTTTATAGGAAGATAAGTCACTCTCTAGCTGGTGTATCCGTATTTCGTATGATTTGCTCAATTCTCTCTGTTAAATCAGAATCATTATTATTATCACTCTGCAATTTATAGCTTTTAATAAGACCCCAGGAGAAGGCTAACAGGTTCACCTCTGCAATGAGAAGTTCCTCCAACTGAGCATTTTCACTTTTGTACTCTTGAAGACGTGATGAAAGTCCAGCACATACCTAAGTATTATTGAGATGATTAGTAGACCATGAAAAGAATGACAATCTGTAAGGCTAAGAAAAAATGCTGTTATTTAATGTCGTATCCAGGATGTTTAATTGTTAAACTTTATCCAACAAACAGAGAAACTGCACCAATATTATTGATCTAATAGAACTTGGAAGGAACATAACGTAAAAGGGAAATCTCAAGATTCTAATAAACCCATTGCATCTAAAGAAACAGCACCAATATTGTCGatctaaaaattctaaaaaacTCATTGGTAGCTAACATTTCCATAAACAGAGTACAACAAAGTGAGCCAGAAAGATAGCATGTACATCCTACCACTCAGAGTTTCTTACAATCATTTGCATAACTACTTCAAGCTCGCGGGGTAGCTAGCATTTTCATAGACAGCAAGATATTAGATATAGCGCAAAGATAGCAGATACATCCTACCATACAATAGTTTGGTACTGTTCACAGCTCTGTTGGATTACAATTGGCAAAAGTACCAACTTAATATATCGTTTCTTAAAgggatgtgtgtgtgtgtgtgtgcattcTAAATCAGTTGCTTGCTTCTACTCATTTAAAATAAGATACTTGAACTCAAGGAGGGGACATTGTACACATATAAATCAATCCAGGAATTAGAATACAAAATAAATATGGGATGCCTATGAAGGTGCTAGAAAAATATGCTCTTTACCCGTGCTAATCGTGCCTCTTTAGATTGACCCGTAGAAATTGCACTTTTAAGTAGACCTTGAGCCTGTAGAACTAAAGCATGATAGTCAATAAAAAATCATGCATCAGAGATCTGATAATATAGAAAGAATGGAAATGACAGGTGAAACCAAGATAACTCTATTCTCTTTTTCTGACATACTTTACCTCATCAAGCTGTTCCTGAACTTTAGCTGGAGAAACATCTTTGTTCtctagatgatttatttgacccAGACGGGTTTCAACTTTCACCTCAGCATCTTTCAACTTTGAATCAATATCCATAGGTGTATCCACACTAACAGCTTGAGATTTTTCTTGGTCAATCTTCATAGAAGATTCTGTATCTTTGGCATTCTGGACAGAATCAGTTGCAGGATCTTTTCTAGTGATATCAACACTTCTGGAAGTAAGCTGAGAGGAAGGCAGACCCTTCTGACCATCTAAAGGAGTCTCTAGGACAACATCACCATCAGAAGCTGGCGGTACAGTTTCTACACCGGTAACAGTTCCTGAGACCTCATCATGATCAGCAACATGCCTCACCTCATTGTTAGAGATTGCACTGGATAAAGTACCGACTCCAGAGTCATCTCCTTTTACAGTCTGTTGCTCCTCGTTGCTAGTTAGGGCACTGGAACTAGTAGAACTAATGTCATTGTTCTCAATAAATTGAGTAGTTCCATCTTTATTAGATTCTACATCTGAGTGATATGTTTCAGACCTAGCCTGGTCCACTTTACTATCCGATGTTGTGGAAGATTCATTTGAGGGCAAATTTTTTGGAGGCTGTATATAGGATTTGTTAGACACTCGCACAATCTAATCTGTGGGACATATAGATATAGCAGATACAGGATTACCTTTGCTTTTCCCTTTGTTCTTTTTGCTTTGGATCCTCGCCCATTTGACACTTGGTAAGTAAAAAGAACAGAGAGATGAAATTTTTAATCAAACACTAATATCTCAAAATTAAAGAACAGCTAGAACATTTGCTATATTTGTGTAATCTATGTTATATGCATTTGTTTTGTGGAAGATTATTAGGCTCTTATAAATGAACTACATCAAGTAATGTGTACTGATACACTTATACACAAGAGACTATCATGTAAATCAGAAATTACTAAATTGAAGTCATGGGCCTATATTGGTTATAATGATGAcaatggatatatatatatgtgtgtgtgtgtgtgtgttcatcATGATTATGACACCCGTATCAAATACTTTTACAACCCAgttcatttatatatatacatatatataatgtATTGAAGACAGGAATTTACTTTAAAGATTATTAAAATCTTGAAGAAAACGTAGCTGGTAAATATATTTAAGATGGGCGAGAGATTCATATAATTTAAAAGGGTGACGCAGGACAGGTGATGAAAACAATATCAAAGATAGAAGTATGCGGATTAACCGCAAAAAACCCACAAGCCCGAGGTGATTCAACTGAAGAACCACTACTCCTAGGATTTTCAACCGTGAAAGAGAGGAATCTCTATGGATTCAATGGATTTTGGTGTGCAAGTGTCGGTCTTTCAAATTTGGAAAGTTCTTGCATTAAATTATCATTAGTAAGATATTATTGGTACCAAGTTCATATTGGGACTTGGAGGTAGGTTCATAGAGTAAAGAACTAGGGGGAAAACAAAGTGCAAAATCTTGGTGTCCAACATTGTTTTTGCATTCTCATACAGTATTACTTAAGCTTCTCGAACTGTGAATGTAAATTCAACTAGTCGATTTTAATAGTCGTCTCAGCAGATTGTAGAGTAAATACTAGTGACATCCAAGAATGATGCACCATAAGGTTAGGGAAAAGGTTGGAAACAAGGACCTATCTCCATGAGAATCGTAAAAACAAAATAAGTTCTTCAACTTATCATTTCTTATTTTCAACTCTGTCAAATAATGAAGAACCACAGATCCTGAACTTGGAGGATAAGAAAAAATCCTAGATAAAAGGATAGTAACTATAATAACTTTCTAAATTCCTAATTTATTAGTATTACACATTTGAACTTCTAAAATATTCTTAGTTATATAATAAATTACTTACAATTACACTTGTATTAATATGATTACTAAGAACTAAATATAAATAGGTCCTGCTCCTCATCAAAAAGTGGCTTCCACAATCCCCCCCCCCCACACACACCCACAAAAATAAGTTCCGCATGATTTGATGTTATGATCCCAACTTCAAGACAACGTCTTAAGGGCAGTAAAGTAAAAGCACCAGTGCAAGTTGGAAAAGAATTTTAATTAAACATATTGAGAGAATATATGAAAGGGGGATGGGGGATGGAAAGAGCGTGTTTTGTGTGTTAAAATCCAACTGTGGGTAAAATAGGAGTTCTTAAGCTACTCGAAAGCTTATACTTATCTTTGGTATTCCACACtactgtaattgctgaaccttCGATATCAGCTCTTTTGTTTCTAAAGCATCTTCTCTGGGATTGTGTTTATCATTGTTCTTGAGTAAATTAAGTGCTACTAATTTAGTCTATAACATTTGACTTATTCACGAAATAGAACAATAACTAAAAATCTCTATCGCATGGAGTTAATCACCTCTAAGGCAACTGGAATCACACACATAGAACTATAACCAAAAATTTAAGTCTCATGCAGAGTTAATCACTCCCAAGGTAACTGGAATATCACACACACATATAAAATATACCTGGCAACTGAGAATTGATTTCTTCATCTGGTTTGTCACCTACAACGAGCTTTGCCCTTCGGTCTACAACTTCGAACAGATCTGATAGCAAAAACAATCCATGAACTTGTTTTTATCTTAACAATAATTCACATGATTACATACAACATTAATGCTCTATACTGAAGCAATATACAGATATACTTTAATAAGAATATGACGTTATTTTTATACGCCAAGAAAATAATCAAAACCATCTAATATAATATTCTTACATCATACATGACACAAGCAGAGTCGTACACCGTATTTTGGTTTTAATACAAATCAGAGAAGTATAAAATGAAGAGGCATCAAGTATGCTAAACATATTGCCTACAAATCACCTAGAGAAACAAAATTTCCCGTTCCTAAAAAGAAAAAGAACTTTGGCAGAACAAATTAATCATCAAAACCAAAAGTCATAGTACGCTTTAACAGACCCACTATTGCATAATGACCAGACGAAATACCGGAAAATCAATCATAAAGTAGTAACACTAGCATATATGAAGATAAATGAACTCAATTATCTGATAATTTTAGTACTAATATTCTCAAATATAAAACATTGACAAAGCACCTTTAAAGTGGATTTTCAGTGTTCAATTTCCAGTTTATCACATCGGTTTGTTCCAACACTCAAAAACTTTTTTTTGGAAGACTAGAGGATAGAGCGTCCCACCCTCTCCAAAAAGTAGATGCGCAGTAATTAGGATTTTCTTTTAGTAAATTACTGCCTCCTGGTATGATCAGTGATGactaatttttttttgttttgctgCTCTAGCCCATACAATTATTGCTGAATCTTTTCAATTCACCAAACATTCAAGAAAGCTGATGTTTAAGGTCCGAATGTTCATCCCATGTTTCACCAAGTAAATGGGTAAACTAAATCCAAGTGCATAAATGGGTTGGGTAAACCGAGTCTAAGTACATAGATAGGTTCTCCTATTCATTTGAAACAGCTTTATCCAAGTGCAAATATAAATAGTTTCTTATATGGGATAGTAGTCCAGAGGTGGGAATCCTGGCACAGAGCAGAGCCAATTGCTTTATGACAAAACCGATACGGGATCATTCCTATTTGCTAGTTTAAAATCATTTTAAGCACCCTCATTAAACCAATGGTGGATCTGGTGTAAGACCATCAGCCAGTGGGGTTATCCCCCTTACTGGATTTTTACAACCACTTTTTTTTGTGTACAAAATTGTTTATAACATTATGATCTTGCTTTAATTCAAAGAATATGTTTTATCTACCCTTaattatagttttcaaaattgtTTATAACATTATGATCTTGCTTTAATTCAAAGAATGTGTTTTATCTGCTcttttttttgaaatttaacATTTTTCCTCTGTATTCATAAATTTCAGCAGTaataattgataataaaattaGAATATTTATTTTCTCAACTCAATCTCTGTGGAAAGTAAATCATAGATCCGCCCCTACACCTAACTCAAGGAAAAAAGGTACATACAGCAACAACTTCACTAACATCTTCATTGAAAGAAACCTTTAAACACCCTGGTTACATTAATACAGTTCTTAATTCTTATATTAgttccaccttttaaacttgcaacTGCTACCGCAATGACCGATTTTTGAACTTAAACAATATATATAGCTGGAACTGCAGTCTTAATATATAATTTTGATCAATATTACGCCTCTCCTACACTACTTCTCCAAATTTTCAACTAAAAAAGGCAGTAAGTCTATATCCGATCCACAGAATTTCTTACATTATAACTCTCCGATGCTCGTCTTCATATATTAATACGGATCATAACTACTTACAGGCCTCCACTACTCTCCTTGTCGGGAATTTCAACTAAAAAAAGGCAGAAAGTCTATATCCGAGCCATGGAATTTCCTACATTACAATTCTCAGATTTCGACTTTCGTATCGTTAAGAGAAACTTAATTGTGTGCCCTAACTAAATAAACTTAAGACTTAGTAATAAAAACTGCATCACATAttaattagaaattaaataaGCCTCAAAGCATCATGGACATGAAAAAGCCCTAAATCTATATAAAACGAAAAATCATCAAAATTAAAATGCATAAATCCATATAAATCTAGAAATATATACCTTCCGCGGCTTTGAGCCAATTGGCCATGGAAATGAAATCGAGATTTGAATTGCGAGATTTAAATAATGGCGTTGCGAGATCAGAAATTAATAAATAGTTTGTAACTTTTGTGTGTGTTATGTGTgtggtgagagagagagagagagagagagagagagagagagagaggttttgtgtgtgtgtgtgttatatTACAACTGAATTGTTGCGGGCAATTTGGTGGTGTTCGTTAGGTGCAGTATCTCCGTTTTGTGCCCAGCTCACTGTTTTTCCGGTTCATATCTGTACTGcttctcttcttttctttttttaaGTTATATTATTCTTTTAATTAATAAGGTAAAATGAAACTTCATGAAAATGTTATTCATATTTATTTATCCTACAACTTTGTAAGTGAAAGGATAACTCTAAACCTGTATCTTAAAACTTAAGCGGAATGGGATGTATACAAACGCCGAATTAGTGTTAAATTggatatttaattatttaaatattttgtaaaatttaAGCGGGTAACTATTTAGTATTTAATGAAGTTTAAGTGGGTATAAGTAGAATTAAACATATTATAATCGTTTAAGTGGGTCTTTTactaattaaataaaaaattaaaaataattaaaaaaatattaatattaattttaaaaaaatataatttgatatttttgaatattaCATATATTTTCTTAGTTGATTGTGATTATGTAAATGATGATTTTATTGATAAAGATGATTTTATTGATTTATTAGAATATTTGGATGTAATCTCTTTATTCAAAATATAATtaacatttttaatatatatatatatatttaaatttatttatttatatttcgATTAATGATCCGTTTTTAAAAGTTTGTTTTAGCGATAAAGTGTTAGAAGGTGATCTCGCCATTTAAATTTATTTATCCTTTTATAAGATTGCTCTAAACTAAAGTGCAAAAAAATCAGAAGtaaaaaaagttaaaatttattatttaattagaaagcaattatattcttcttcttttttgtCAAGTCAAAGCAATTATATTCAAATCACAATTCACAAGTGGTGCATTGATATAGTTGAAATATAACTGAAAGTCTGAAATACAGTTTCAACGTGTGACCTCAATTTTATAAACTGGCGCCCAACAGGGTGAAAGCAATAGTAAGGGGTTTAATGGCAAGGCTAGCTCAAAGATATTCAACTTATTTGTAGGGGGTTGAATTACGAGGCTAGCCCAAAGATTTTCAACTTGCTTGTATTGAAGTCTGATTATctaaattagcaaaaaaaaagcAAAAACTCTGATTAAAATGTCTGATAGTGATGCATAGCTGTCTAACTAACATATCATctattttagttctaattaaaaTATCTGATAGTGATCAACAGTGATACagttaaatttatttataataactAGGTATTTTACCCGCGCGCTACGTGTGCtagtaaaaaaaatattaataatattaatttttacgattatcattaaataaattattttaccatttctttttataatttgaatattatatttttCGCTAAAAATCATGGTGTCGAGTTCAGGCAAAAATCTCTCAAATAATATTGCCACGAAAAGTTGAGATATGATGttagttttattttttttgttgctaatatataataaaaaaataagagTTTCAAATTAGACAATAGCATAAATTAATTAATGTGGtttaattttatgaaaaaatgTATAAATACCAAATTGTGGCCAAATTGAAATACAATGAACAAATCTCCTAGTCTTTTATCAGGATTCAGCATCAAAAAGTTTCAGTTATTATTTTTAGTACAACTACAGAGTAACCATCACTTGAATAAAAAGCGAAGGTAATATTGTTATTCATTGGGTTCATTTTGTTAATTCCTCCTCTATATGTACCATTATATCATTGATTTTTTCACATATGGTATTGCATATGATAGTTTTGTGTATATCTTTAGGTTTGTTGAACATTAGTAATGAGTTTGATTAAGTAATTGTTCAAATCTGATTTTATTCATCCACGCATATTCTTCATATCATAAAATCAAATAGCTATTAAGCAAACATATAATGATTTAATATTTAAagatgaaaataaattatatttaaaatttggGGATTGAGTTTGAGTCGAAAGAATATATAGTACCAAATGTTACAATCATGCATTTCAATAATCCAATGAATAGTTAAACGCAGAACAAACATGTCGCAATCCAACTTGTACTTATAATACGCATACAATGTCTGTATTGTGACATAGGTATTTGATAAATCTAGTTTGAAAGAAAAAATACGCATCCAAATGTTCGAACCCCGCCAAcgacaaatatttatattattatttatacaataCTAAAACTCTCAAGTTCGAACCCAAcgaacaacaaacatttatattattatttatacactacccaAGATTCAGGTTCAAATCctgccaacaacaaatatttatattattatttataaatatactaataaggtaatgatccaaattttttttattataattttaaataatataaaatattaatgaagACCCGTACATCGCACGGGTTGTAAAGCtagtatattttaatatttaaaaagttactaatttaaatgagtattatgatggtattTGGTTGTTACTGTCAactaactttaattttatattaaaattcactgtatattagtataataattatttattaaattttattatatttaattgataaatgGCATGCCATTTGGGCATGCGTTTTTGCAAAAAGTATGCCTATAGGCATGCCTTCCGGGAGTCTTGTGACAGGCACCCTAATGGAGGTA carries:
- the LOC141690133 gene encoding golgin candidate 1, producing MANWLKAAEDLFEVVDRRAKLVVGDKPDEEINSQLPVSNGRGSKAKRTKGKAKPPKNLPSNESSTTSDSKVDQARSETYHSDVESNKDGTTQFIENNDISSTSSSALTSNEEQQTVKGDDSGVGTLSSAISNNEVRHVADHDEVSGTVTGVETVPPASDGDVVLETPLDGQKGLPSSQLTSRSVDITRKDPATDSVQNAKDTESSMKIDQEKSQAVSVDTPMDIDSKLKDAEVKVETRLGQINHLENKDVSPAKVQEQLDEAQGLLKSAISTGQSKEARLARVCAGLSSRLQEYKSENAQLEELLIAERELSKSYEIRIHQLESDLSSYKSEVTRVESNMAEALTAKNSEIESLVSSMDAIKKQAALSEGNLASLQANMESIMRNRELTETRMMQALKEELSSVERRAEEERAAHNATKMAAMEREVELEHRALDASTALARIQRTADERMSKTVELEKKVALLEVECSSLNQELQDMEVRNRRGQKKSPEEANQAIQIQAWQDEVERARQSQRDAESKLSSLEAELQKMRVEMSAMKRDAEHYSRQEHMELEKRYRDLTDLLYYKQTQLEAMSSEKTAAEFQLEKEMKRIQEVQIEVERSRVPRRASSSWEEDTDMKALEPLPLHHRHMAAASIQLQKAAKLLDFGAVRATRFLWRYPVARVLLLFYLVFVHLFLMYLLHRLQEQDDTFASREVAESMGLVNSTLLP